A genomic region of Pseudomonas sp. KU43P contains the following coding sequences:
- a CDS encoding HAMP domain-containing sensor histidine kinase has protein sequence MDIAPRSDTFEAPGSAEGAAPRRPFNLLRWYGWVSLAIIVSVAAGLGLISSRFIIDESVERDALLTAQFITSIADAEVRHVSIPNVRTMGELLDPRTDRTALPDVDPEARRKARGEFLDHIAHLPDMLLANIYAPDRTVIWSSNPALIGKLIVADEDLDRAFEYKMRVSASYHNFEQARAEQKFVTPPEQLFIENYIPLFDADGDNVTAMVEIYKEPHDLIVRIEHGLIRIWLAITIGAGLVYVGLYGIMRRASRVMAVQQKRLINNETYVALGEVSSAVAHSLRNPLASIRSSAELAQAFDEGPVQRNVNDIISQVDRMSHWIRQLLQSLRPLNDEAVAVDLPQALQESLQTFAVPLARNGVALDLQPLPAVAVLGQPALLGQIFNSLIANALESMEQGGRLRIEVVKQDRRSLTLRLSDSGKGMNEQQRRMAFRPFFSTKQGGLGVGLVLVKRIMERYGGSVRLSSSEGYGTRVSLNFRLARV, from the coding sequence ATGGACATCGCCCCCCGTTCCGACACATTCGAGGCGCCTGGCAGCGCCGAGGGCGCGGCACCGCGCAGGCCCTTCAACCTGTTGCGCTGGTATGGCTGGGTCAGCCTGGCAATCATCGTCTCGGTGGCTGCGGGGCTGGGGTTGATATCCAGCCGCTTCATCATCGACGAGAGCGTCGAGCGCGACGCCTTGCTGACTGCCCAGTTCATCACTTCGATCGCCGATGCCGAAGTGCGCCATGTGTCGATTCCCAACGTGCGCACCATGGGCGAGTTGCTCGACCCGCGTACCGACCGGACGGCGCTGCCTGACGTCGACCCCGAAGCCAGGCGTAAGGCCCGGGGAGAATTCCTCGACCATATCGCCCACCTGCCTGACATGCTGCTGGCCAACATCTATGCCCCGGACCGCACGGTGATCTGGTCGAGCAACCCGGCCCTGATCGGCAAACTCATCGTGGCAGACGAAGACCTGGACCGGGCGTTCGAGTACAAGATGCGAGTTTCCGCCAGCTACCACAACTTCGAGCAGGCCCGTGCCGAACAGAAGTTTGTGACGCCGCCCGAGCAACTGTTCATCGAGAACTACATCCCGTTGTTCGACGCCGATGGCGACAACGTCACCGCGATGGTGGAGATCTACAAGGAGCCCCATGACCTGATCGTACGCATCGAGCATGGCCTGATACGCATTTGGCTGGCCATCACCATTGGCGCCGGCCTGGTCTATGTCGGACTTTACGGCATCATGCGCCGGGCCTCGCGGGTGATGGCCGTGCAGCAGAAACGCCTGATCAACAACGAAACCTACGTGGCCCTGGGCGAAGTGTCCTCGGCGGTAGCCCATAGCCTGCGCAACCCGCTGGCCAGTATCCGCTCCAGTGCCGAACTGGCCCAGGCGTTCGACGAGGGCCCGGTGCAGCGCAACGTCAACGACATCATCAGCCAGGTCGATCGCATGTCGCACTGGATACGCCAGTTGCTGCAGTCGCTGCGGCCCCTGAATGACGAAGCCGTAGCGGTCGACCTGCCGCAGGCCTTGCAGGAGAGCCTGCAAACCTTCGCCGTGCCCCTGGCCCGCAACGGGGTGGCCCTGGACCTGCAGCCGTTGCCGGCAGTGGCGGTATTGGGCCAGCCGGCATTGCTCGGGCAGATCTTCAACAGCTTGATCGCCAATGCCCTGGAGTCGATGGAGCAGGGCGGGCGCCTGCGTATCGAGGTGGTGAAACAGGACAGGCGCAGCCTGACCCTGCGCCTGTCCGACAGCGGCAAAGGCATGAACGAGCAACAGCGACGCATGGCGTTCAGGCCGTTTTTCAGCACCAAGCAAGGTGGGTTGGGTGTGGGCCTGGTACTGGTGAAGCGGATCATGGAACGGTACGGCGGTTCGGTCAGGCTCAGCAGCAGTGAGGGCTATGGTACGCGGGTTTCGCTCAATTTCCGGCTGGCCAGAGTTTAA
- a CDS encoding transglycosylase SLT domain-containing protein: MRGIILGLLWLATGAAQADVYISIDAKGGYVLSNVHRPGRHYDRVISEPLAQAGPANAQLITGRPYAELVAAAALAHNVPQALLHALIKAESGYNPKARSAAGAVGLMQLMPDTAREMGVEDALDPEDNVQGGARYLKRMLTLFDNDITLAVAAYNAGPEAVLRRGAVPPFAETRRYVPSVLREYRKLQGLADDAPL; this comes from the coding sequence ATGCGTGGAATCATTCTGGGACTACTGTGGCTGGCGACGGGTGCGGCCCAGGCCGATGTGTACATTTCCATCGATGCCAAGGGCGGCTATGTGCTGAGCAACGTTCACCGGCCCGGACGCCACTATGATCGCGTCATCAGCGAACCGCTCGCCCAGGCCGGCCCGGCCAATGCACAACTGATCACCGGGCGGCCCTATGCCGAGCTGGTAGCGGCTGCGGCACTGGCGCACAACGTGCCTCAGGCGTTGCTGCATGCGCTGATCAAGGCCGAGTCCGGCTACAACCCCAAGGCGCGCTCGGCGGCCGGGGCGGTCGGCCTGATGCAGCTGATGCCGGATACCGCCCGGGAAATGGGGGTGGAAGATGCCCTGGACCCTGAAGACAATGTGCAGGGTGGGGCGCGCTATCTCAAGCGCATGCTGACCCTGTTCGACAACGACATCACCCTGGCCGTGGCCGCCTACAATGCCGGCCCCGAAGCTGTTTTGCGCCGTGGCGCGGTGCCGCCATTTGCCGAAACCCGGCGCTATGTACCCAGCGTGCTGCGCGAGTACCGCAAGCTGCAGGGCCTGGCCGACGATGCGCCTCTGTGA
- the gspG gene encoding type II secretion system major pseudopilin GspG has translation MQRTPNRQRGFTLLELLVVLVVLGLLAGIVAPKYFSQLGRSEAKVARAQIEGLGKALDLYRLEVGHYPNSEQGLQALVAAPSGEARWSGPYLQKAVPQDPWGRPYIYRQPGENGGEYDLLSMGKDGQPGGDGENAEITSWQ, from the coding sequence ATGCAGCGCACACCCAATCGTCAACGTGGTTTCACCTTGCTCGAACTGCTGGTGGTGCTGGTGGTGCTCGGCTTGTTGGCCGGCATCGTCGCACCCAAGTACTTCAGTCAGCTCGGTCGATCCGAGGCCAAGGTGGCCCGGGCACAGATCGAAGGGCTGGGCAAGGCCCTGGATCTTTATCGCTTGGAAGTGGGCCACTACCCCAACAGTGAGCAAGGGCTGCAGGCGCTGGTCGCGGCCCCCAGCGGCGAAGCGCGCTGGTCGGGCCCCTACCTGCAGAAAGCCGTACCCCAGGACCCTTGGGGCCGCCCCTACATCTACCGCCAACCTGGCGAGAACGGCGGCGAGTACGACTTGCTGTCGATGGGCAAGGACGGCCAACCCGGCGGCGACGGAGAAAACGCTGAAATCACCAGTTGGCAGTAA
- a CDS encoding type II secretion system F family protein yields MRYSLKALGRQGVVQLQIDADDAEQARRHAEDQGLRVVSVRGQGIALPGLAWRREAAFDLVLFSQELTTLLHAGLPLIDALESLAEKAPAAGARKVLAELVRQLYEGRSLSQALAQQPRVFPPLYVALVQSSERTGALGDALHRYIGYRQRLDLVRQKLVGASVYPLLLLLVGGGVVLFLLGYVVPRFSLVFEGMGSELPWLSRVLMQIGLFLHAQQLPLALATVGGIGALVLLRRHPLVRRWGSRQLRRMPALHSRLLMYELARFYRSLGILLQGGIPILTAMGMAHGLLGSAAAQGLAQASQRVGEGLPLSQALEAGQLVTPVSLRLLRAGEQSGNLGEMLERCADFHDQEIGRWVEWFVKLFEPLLMTFIGLLIGLIVILMYMPIFELASSIH; encoded by the coding sequence ATGCGCTATAGCCTCAAGGCCCTGGGAAGACAGGGCGTGGTGCAACTGCAGATCGACGCCGATGACGCAGAGCAGGCCCGTCGCCACGCCGAGGACCAGGGCCTGCGGGTGGTCAGCGTGCGCGGCCAGGGAATCGCTCTGCCAGGCCTGGCCTGGCGCCGCGAAGCCGCGTTTGACCTGGTGCTGTTCAGCCAGGAGCTGACCACACTGCTGCATGCCGGCCTGCCATTGATCGATGCGCTGGAGAGCCTGGCCGAAAAGGCCCCTGCCGCAGGGGCGCGCAAGGTGCTGGCAGAGCTGGTGCGCCAGCTCTACGAAGGGCGCTCGTTGTCCCAGGCGCTGGCCCAGCAGCCGCGCGTGTTCCCGCCGCTGTATGTGGCCCTGGTGCAGTCAAGCGAACGTACCGGTGCCCTGGGTGACGCGCTGCACCGCTACATCGGTTATCGCCAGCGCCTGGACCTGGTGCGGCAAAAACTGGTGGGCGCTTCGGTCTACCCGCTGCTGCTGTTGCTGGTGGGCGGTGGCGTGGTGCTGTTCCTGCTCGGCTATGTGGTACCGCGCTTCAGCCTGGTGTTCGAGGGCATGGGCAGCGAACTGCCCTGGCTGTCGCGCGTGCTGATGCAGATCGGCCTGTTCCTGCATGCCCAACAACTGCCCCTGGCGCTCGCGACCGTGGGCGGCATCGGCGCGCTGGTGCTGCTGCGTCGCCACCCGCTGGTACGACGCTGGGGCTCACGCCAGTTGCGGCGCATGCCGGCCTTGCACTCGCGGCTGCTGATGTACGAGCTGGCACGTTTCTACCGCTCGCTGGGTATTCTGCTGCAGGGTGGCATCCCCATTCTGACCGCCATGGGCATGGCCCACGGCCTGCTGGGCAGCGCTGCGGCACAAGGCCTGGCGCAGGCCAGCCAGCGGGTGGGCGAAGGCCTGCCGCTGTCGCAAGCACTGGAAGCCGGGCAACTGGTGACGCCGGTGTCGTTGCGCTTGCTGCGGGCCGGGGAGCAGTCCGGCAACCTCGGAGAAATGCTCGAACGTTGCGCGGACTTTCATGACCAGGAAATCGGCCGCTGGGTGGAGTGGTTCGTGAAGCTGTTCGAGCCGCTGCTGATGACCTTCATCGGTTTGCTGATCGGTCTGATCGTGATCTTGATGTACATGCCGATCTTCGAGCTGGCTTCGAGTATTCATTAG
- the xerC gene encoding tyrosine recombinase XerC, whose translation MSDLSQNPLLQYLARLAPSSQQTMRYILQDAADRLGFIDCNLAEVPWHLLEPGHVIGLVAALRADGYAPNSSSLYVNAVRGVMNEAWRQGLIDHERLLRIREVKPACGSRLPPGRNLRRSLIRELMELCAADPRPQGVRDAAIIALLYGTGMRKSESVDIDLDQVDFAARSLQVTGKGNRQLIKYAPAWAFEKLQAWLDLRREALPEGAADDPFLFNRIRRGNHITRARITKHAIYYIARQRGAQVGVKIMPHDFRRAFITRVIEEHDLSIAQKLAHHANIQTTASYDRRDDNERRRAVDRFDY comes from the coding sequence TTGTCCGACCTTTCGCAAAATCCCCTGCTGCAGTACCTGGCCCGCCTGGCCCCGTCCAGCCAGCAGACCATGCGCTACATTCTGCAGGACGCCGCCGACCGGCTTGGCTTCATCGATTGCAACCTGGCGGAGGTGCCCTGGCATCTGCTCGAACCCGGCCATGTGATCGGCCTGGTGGCGGCATTGCGCGCCGATGGTTATGCGCCCAACAGCTCGTCGTTGTATGTCAACGCCGTGCGCGGGGTGATGAACGAGGCCTGGCGCCAGGGCCTGATCGACCATGAACGGCTGCTGAGGATTCGTGAAGTCAAGCCCGCTTGCGGCAGCCGCTTGCCACCGGGGCGCAACCTGCGGCGCAGTCTGATTCGCGAGCTGATGGAGCTATGTGCCGCCGACCCGCGCCCCCAGGGGGTACGGGATGCGGCGATCATCGCCTTGCTGTACGGCACCGGCATGCGCAAGTCGGAGTCGGTGGACATCGACCTCGATCAGGTCGATTTCGCGGCGCGCAGCCTGCAGGTCACGGGCAAGGGCAATCGGCAACTGATCAAGTACGCGCCGGCCTGGGCCTTCGAAAAACTGCAGGCCTGGCTCGACCTGCGGCGCGAGGCGCTGCCCGAGGGCGCGGCGGACGACCCGTTCCTGTTCAACCGCATCCGCCGTGGCAATCACATCACCCGGGCGCGCATCACCAAGCATGCGATCTACTACATCGCCCGCCAGCGCGGGGCCCAGGTGGGGGTGAAGATCATGCCCCATGATTTCCGCCGGGCGTTCATCACCCGGGTGATCGAAGAGCACGATCTGTCGATTGCGCAGAAGCTGGCGCACCATGCCAACATCCAGACCACGGCCAGTTACGACCGGCGCGATGACAACGAACGGCGGCGGGCGGTCGACCGGTTCGACTATTGA
- a CDS encoding DUF1345 domain-containing protein, whose protein sequence is MALHHLTRTHPRLSLAALAGILSAWLIPADDTVQRILTGWNIGVWLYLLLVLWLTWGASPEKVRKVARVEDENAGLVLFTVCIAAIASLAAVTLQLVSSRGLQGSDLALHYLFTGLTVAGSWLLIGCIFSLHYARLFYTDDGHDPVLRFADGERNPDYWDFHYFSFTLSVAVQTSDIGVGGRGMRRVVLAHSLVGFVFNTAILGFTINIAAGLLG, encoded by the coding sequence ATGGCACTGCACCACCTGACCCGCACCCACCCCCGCCTGAGCCTCGCGGCACTGGCCGGCATCCTCAGCGCCTGGCTGATCCCCGCCGACGACACCGTGCAACGCATCCTCACCGGTTGGAACATCGGCGTATGGCTCTACCTGCTGCTGGTGCTGTGGCTGACCTGGGGCGCCAGCCCGGAAAAGGTCCGGAAAGTCGCCCGGGTGGAGGACGAGAACGCTGGCCTGGTGCTGTTCACTGTGTGCATCGCCGCCATTGCCAGCCTCGCGGCGGTGACCCTGCAACTGGTGTCCAGTCGCGGTCTGCAAGGCAGCGACCTGGCATTGCATTACCTGTTCACCGGCTTGACCGTTGCAGGCTCGTGGCTTCTTATCGGCTGCATCTTCAGCCTGCATTACGCCCGGCTGTTCTACACCGATGACGGCCATGACCCTGTGCTGCGTTTCGCCGACGGCGAACGCAATCCGGATTACTGGGACTTCCACTACTTTTCGTTCACCCTCAGCGTCGCCGTGCAAACCTCGGACATCGGCGTTGGTGGGCGCGGAATGCGCCGGGTGGTGCTGGCCCATTCACTGGTAGGATTCGTGTTCAACACGGCGATCCTCGGCTTCACCATCAACATCGCCGCCGGCCTGCTCGGCTAG
- a CDS encoding pyridoxal phosphate-dependent aminotransferase: MRFSTLTQRIAGDAAAAWDIHYQAQALRREGREVFLLSVGDPDFDTPVAIVDAAVSSLRRGETHYSDVRGSVALRQAIARRSGPQVSADQVMVLAGAQCALYAVCQCLFEAGDEVIVAEPMYVTYPSVLGACAARPVQVPVSPEQGFRLDPLAVARAITSRTRGLLLNTPHNPTGAAISPQDMAQLAQLCSEHDLWMVCDQVYSGLLYDGVAVDPGSLPGMAERCVIIDSVSKSHAMSGWRVGWVVAPPALVAHLANLAMAMLFGLPEFVMQAACAALEQDLPAVRRMREAYRQRRDRVCAALADCPGVYPHRPAGGMFVMLDIRGTGLSAQAFAQRLLMEEGVSLLPGDAFGPSAAGHVRMGLVLDAELLQAVCVRIRAFALRLLAEQAGGDVDGEAEDRRVEHESYQ, encoded by the coding sequence ATGCGCTTTTCCACGCTCACGCAACGCATCGCCGGTGACGCCGCGGCGGCCTGGGACATCCATTACCAGGCCCAGGCGCTGCGCCGCGAGGGGCGCGAGGTGTTTCTGCTATCGGTGGGCGACCCCGATTTCGACACACCCGTTGCCATCGTCGACGCTGCGGTCAGCAGCCTGCGCCGGGGCGAGACCCACTACAGTGACGTGCGTGGCAGTGTGGCGCTGCGCCAGGCCATCGCGCGCCGCAGCGGCCCGCAGGTCAGCGCCGACCAGGTGATGGTCCTCGCCGGGGCGCAATGTGCGTTGTATGCCGTTTGCCAATGCCTGTTCGAGGCGGGCGACGAAGTGATCGTCGCCGAGCCCATGTACGTCACCTACCCCAGTGTGCTCGGCGCATGCGCCGCCCGGCCGGTACAAGTGCCGGTCAGCCCGGAGCAAGGCTTTCGCCTGGATCCGCTGGCAGTGGCACGGGCCATCACTTCACGTACCCGTGGCCTGTTGCTCAACACGCCGCACAACCCGACCGGCGCCGCGATTTCGCCCCAGGACATGGCGCAGCTTGCGCAACTGTGCAGCGAGCATGACCTGTGGATGGTGTGCGATCAGGTCTACAGCGGCCTGCTGTACGACGGTGTCGCGGTCGACCCTGGCAGCTTGCCGGGCATGGCCGAGCGCTGCGTGATCATCGACAGCGTCTCCAAGTCCCATGCCATGAGCGGCTGGCGCGTGGGCTGGGTGGTCGCGCCGCCGGCGCTGGTCGCGCATCTGGCCAATTTGGCGATGGCGATGTTGTTCGGCCTGCCGGAGTTCGTCATGCAGGCGGCGTGCGCCGCCCTGGAGCAGGACCTGCCTGCGGTGCGGCGCATGCGCGAGGCCTATCGGCAGCGGCGCGACCGGGTGTGCGCGGCGCTTGCCGATTGCCCGGGGGTGTATCCCCATCGGCCGGCGGGCGGTATGTTCGTGATGCTCGATATCCGCGGTACCGGGCTCAGCGCCCAGGCCTTCGCCCAGCGGCTGCTGATGGAGGAGGGGGTTTCACTGCTGCCGGGCGATGCCTTCGGGCCTAGCGCGGCTGGCCATGTGCGTATGGGGTTGGTGCTCGATGCTGAGCTGTTGCAGGCGGTGTGCGTGCGTATCCGTGCCTTTGCCCTGCGCCTGCTAGCCGAGCAGGCCGGCGGCGATGTTGATGGTGAAGCCGAGGATCGCCGTGTTGAACACGAATCCTACCAGTGA
- a CDS encoding DUF1652 domain-containing protein, which yields MNKMTFPNACQVMRWHFHPLGFEASMDAPRSMIARLFDRGTGETLLAIAGIPCSAIMAAADVERIIEAVEAEMDAFVPALVLRDAV from the coding sequence ATGAACAAGATGACATTCCCCAACGCCTGCCAGGTGATGCGCTGGCATTTTCACCCATTGGGTTTCGAAGCCAGCATGGATGCGCCACGCAGCATGATTGCCCGCCTCTTCGACCGGGGCACCGGCGAAACCTTGCTGGCCATTGCCGGCATCCCCTGCAGCGCGATCATGGCGGCAGCGGATGTGGAGCGCATCATCGAGGCCGTCGAGGCCGAGATGGATGCTTTTGTGCCCGCACTCGTATTGCGCGATGCCGTCTAG